A single genomic interval of Pseudorasbora parva isolate DD20220531a chromosome 21, ASM2467924v1, whole genome shotgun sequence harbors:
- the rasd1 gene encoding dexamethasone-induced Ras-related protein 1 has protein sequence MIKKMSPTENEFDIPAKNCYRMVILGSTKVGKTAIVSRFLNGRFEEQYTPTIEDFHRKLYSIKGDVYQLDILDTSGNHPFPAMRRLSILTGDVFILVFSLDNRESFHEVQRLKQQIYETKSCLKNKTKENVDVPLVICGNKGDREFYREVQREEIEQLIAGDEQCAYFEISAKRNTNVDQMFQRLFTLAKLPNEMSPDLHRKVSVQYCDILHKKSFRNKKVKDGDAYGIVAPFARRPSVHSDLMYIKEKTIGGGQTKDKERCIIS, from the exons ATGATCAAGAAAATGAGTCCCACAGAGAATGAGTTTGACATCCCTGCGAAAAACTGCTACAGGATGGTCATTCTCGGATCCACCAAAGTTGGCAAGACGGCGATAGTGTCGCGCTTTTTGAACGGACGCTTTGAGGAGCAGTACACGCCGACCATTGAGGACTTTCACAGGAAACTCTACAGCATCAAAGGAGATGTGTATCAGCTGGACATTTTGGATACTTCAGGGAATCATCCGTTCCCAGCTATGAGGAGACTGTCTATTCTGACAG GTGACGTTTTCATCCTGGTGTTCAGTCTGGACAACCGCGAGTCCTTCCATGAGGTGCAGCGGCTGAAACAGCAGATCTACGAGACCAAATCCTGCCTTAAAAACAAGACCAAAGAGAACGTGGACGTGCCTCTGGTGATCTGCGGGAACAAGGGCGACCGCGAGTTCTACCGCGAGGTCCAACGCGAGGAGATCGAGCAGCTGATCGCGGGAGACGAGCAGTGCGCGTACTTCGAGATCTCCGCCAAAAGGAACACGAACGTCGACCAGATGTTTCAGAGGCTCTTTACTCTCGCCAAACTACCCAACGAGATGAGCCCGGACCTCCACCGAAAGGTGTCCGTGCAATATTGTGACATTCTGCACAAGAAGTCTTTTCGAAACAAGAAAGTCAAAGACGGCGACGCGTACGGCATCGTGGCGCCTTTTGCGCGCCGCCCTAGCGTGCACAGTGACTTAATGTACATCAAAGAGAAGACAATAGGAGGCGGACAGACCAAGGACAAAGAAAGGTGCATCATTAGCTAA
- the med9 gene encoding mediator of RNA polymerase II transcription subunit 9: MATTVPVVEEAEDYSFLPIIHDVIKCMDKDSPDVHQELNKLKTKIQEAREQISAMPGIDMSPELQENKLQTLREQVRTKNQLLQKYKSLCMFDVPKPS; this comes from the exons ATGGCGACTACGGTACCGGTGGTAGAGGAGGCTGAGGATTATTCCTTTTTGCCCATTATTCACGACGTAATAAAATG CATGGATAAGGACAGTCCAGACGTACACCAGGAGCTGAACAAACTGAAGACGAAGATTCAAGAGGCTCGGGAGCAGATTTCGGCCATGCCAGGGATCGACATGAGTCCTGAGCTTCAGGAGAACAAACTGCAGACCCTCAGAGAGCAGGTTCGGACCAAGAACCAGCTTCTGCAGAAATACAAGAGCCTGTGCATGTTTGACGTCCCCAAACCTTCATGA